DNA from Chryseomicrobium sp. FSL W7-1435:
AGAAATTCTGCGAATGGGTGGTATGAGTGTTCAAGGATTGGAACTATCTTATAACTACTTGAAAAATCGCAATAAGCGAGATGCAGAATTAACGCTTCAAATTGAAGAAGCATTAAATAATCTAGATCACAAAATCACTGATTATCTTGTGAAGATTTCATCACAGTCTTTATCTGCACAAGACTCGACACGTCACAATATGTTAATGAACACTGTTCGAGACATTGAGCGTATTGGTGATCATTTCGAAAATATTATTGAATTGATTCAATACCAGGATGCTCACAAGCTACATCTTACAGAAGATGCTATGCAAGACGTATCTGAAATGTTTGAATTAACAATTGATACTGTTACTAAAGCAATGAAAGCTTTGGACGAAAACTCTGCTGAACTTGCACGTGAAGTAGCAGAACAAGAAAATACTATTGATAAAATGGAGCGCAAGTTCCGTAAAAATCATATTGCTCGTCTTAATGAAGGTCGCTGCACAGGTCAAGCGGGTGTCATGTTCGTTGATATCCTTAGCAACTTGGAGCGTATTGGTGATCACTCAGTTAATATCGCAGAAGCTGTCTTAGGGAAGCGCGTATAATGGAGATCATCGGCTGGATTTTAATCATCGCAAGTTTTGTCATTGCCTATGTTGGGCTCGTATATCCCATCATTCCTTCAGTAGTGTTCTTGCTGATTGGTTACATTCTGTACGGTGTATTCTTCTCATTTAGTGAACTTTCGATCTGGTTCTGGGTCATCCAAGTGTTCTTCGTCATTTTGATTTTCACGGCAGACACATTGGCAAACCTGGCTAGTGTAAAACGTTTTGGTGGAACAAAACCAGGACTTTACGGTAGTACAATCGGTCTTTTAGTTGGACCGTTTGTCATTCCGTTTGTAGGTATCATTGTAGGTCCTTTCCTTGGTGCATTCCTTGCAGAGCTGTTGATTTCTAGAAAACCAGTTAAGCAAGCATTCCGAGCAGGAGTGGGCTCATTTGTAGGATTGCTCACTTCGACTATTGTGAAAGCTATCTTATTCACGGTAATGATCATTATCTTTATTTTCTTTATCTAATTTCAGTCAAAAGCCTGAAAAATGAAACAATGAATAGTTTTTATTTGATTGCCATTGTCTTCTTTGCTAATGTAAATAGTGGAAGTATCACTAGTACCTTAGGAGGAATTGACAATGGCTTTTGAATTACCGAAATTACCGTACGAATATGACGCACTTGAACCTCATATCGACAAAGAGACGATGAACATTCACCACACGAAACACCACAACACGTATATCACGAACGTGAACAACGCTCTTGAAGGACATTCGGATCTTTCTTCAAAATCTGTTGAAGAGTTAATTGCTAACCTAGATGCAGTGCCTGAAGAGATTCGCACAGTAGTCCGTAACAATGGTGGCGGACATGCTAACCACTCATTATTCTGGGAAATCTTATCACCTAACGGTGGTGGCCAACCAACTGGTGCATTAGCAGAAGCAATCGACAGCAAATTTGGTAGCTTTGATGCATTCAAAGAAGAGTTCGCTAAAGCAGCAACTACTCGCTTCGGTTCTGGCTGGGCTTGGTTATCTGTAGCAAACGGTGAAGTTGAAGTTTCTTCAACTCCAAACCAAGATTCACCTATCATGGAAGGCAAAACGCCATTACTAGGTCTTGATGTTTGGGAACACGCTTACTACTTGAACTATCAAAACCGTCGTCCTGACTATATTTCTTCTTTCTGGAATGTAGTAAACTGGGATGAAGTTTCAAAACGTTTCGAAGCAGCTAAATAATAACGATCAACCACAAACTTCGGTTT
Protein-coding regions in this window:
- a CDS encoding DUF456 family protein produces the protein MEIIGWILIIASFVIAYVGLVYPIIPSVVFLLIGYILYGVFFSFSELSIWFWVIQVFFVILIFTADTLANLASVKRFGGTKPGLYGSTIGLLVGPFVIPFVGIIVGPFLGAFLAELLISRKPVKQAFRAGVGSFVGLLTSTIVKAILFTVMIIIFIFFI
- a CDS encoding superoxide dismutase; translated protein: MAFELPKLPYEYDALEPHIDKETMNIHHTKHHNTYITNVNNALEGHSDLSSKSVEELIANLDAVPEEIRTVVRNNGGGHANHSLFWEILSPNGGGQPTGALAEAIDSKFGSFDAFKEEFAKAATTRFGSGWAWLSVANGEVEVSSTPNQDSPIMEGKTPLLGLDVWEHAYYLNYQNRRPDYISSFWNVVNWDEVSKRFEAAK